One Citrobacter amalonaticus genomic window carries:
- a CDS encoding tyrosine-type recombinase/integrase produces the protein MKLNARQVDAAKPREKAYKLADGAGLYLEVVPSGSRYWRMKYRFNGKEKRMAFGVYPAVSLAQARALRDEAKKKLAEGIDPSFAKKEEKLVRDVQLNNTFQSVALEWHGTKVSRWSEGYASDIIEAFNKDIFPYIGQLPVNEIKPLVLLNVLRRMESRGATEKAKKVRQRCSEVFRYAIVTGRAEYNPAADLTSAMSGHESKHYPFLTVEELPDFFKALSSYTGSPLVVLAARLLILTGVRTGELRGAFWSEFDLEKAVWEIPAERMKMKRPHLVPLSTQALEIVQQLKVMSGQYPLVFPGRNDPRKTMSEASINQVFKRIGYTGKVTGHGFRHTMSTILHEEGFNTAWIETQLAHVDKNAIRGTYNHALYLEGRREMMQWYANHIDRLLHYEVYRNIKRSMQT, from the coding sequence ATGAAGCTAAATGCGCGACAGGTAGACGCAGCTAAACCCAGAGAGAAAGCCTATAAGCTGGCAGATGGTGCTGGTTTGTATCTTGAGGTTGTTCCCTCTGGTTCCAGATACTGGCGGATGAAGTATCGCTTCAATGGAAAAGAGAAGCGTATGGCTTTTGGGGTCTATCCGGCAGTGTCCCTTGCACAAGCGAGAGCACTGCGTGATGAAGCCAAGAAAAAACTAGCCGAGGGTATCGATCCATCGTTTGCCAAGAAAGAAGAAAAGCTGGTTCGCGATGTGCAGCTCAATAACACGTTCCAGTCTGTGGCGCTTGAGTGGCACGGTACGAAGGTGAGCAGATGGTCAGAAGGCTATGCCTCCGACATCATCGAAGCCTTCAATAAAGATATTTTCCCCTATATCGGCCAACTGCCGGTGAATGAAATCAAACCACTGGTTCTGCTGAATGTGCTGCGTCGTATGGAAAGCCGTGGCGCGACAGAGAAGGCTAAGAAGGTTCGCCAGCGCTGCAGTGAAGTCTTTCGCTACGCCATAGTTACCGGTCGTGCGGAATACAATCCTGCAGCGGATCTAACCAGCGCGATGTCAGGGCATGAATCGAAGCATTATCCCTTCCTGACGGTTGAAGAGTTACCAGACTTCTTTAAAGCCCTATCCAGCTATACTGGAAGCCCGTTAGTTGTTCTTGCCGCTCGGCTGCTGATACTCACGGGGGTTCGTACTGGCGAGCTCCGAGGTGCTTTCTGGAGTGAATTTGATCTTGAGAAAGCAGTGTGGGAAATCCCTGCAGAGCGTATGAAGATGAAACGGCCTCATCTGGTACCCCTCTCTACCCAAGCGCTGGAAATCGTACAGCAACTCAAAGTGATGTCTGGTCAATATCCACTGGTGTTTCCTGGAAGGAATGACCCCCGTAAAACGATGAGCGAAGCGAGTATAAATCAGGTGTTTAAGCGGATTGGATATACGGGGAAGGTTACTGGACATGGTTTTAGGCACACGATGAGTACAATTTTGCATGAGGAAGGGTTTAATACGGCATGGATTGAAACCCAGCTTGCGCATGTCGATAAGAATGCGATCCGTGGGACGTATAACCATGCGTTGTATCTGGAAGGGCGAAGAGAGATGATGCAGTGGTATGCAAATCATATAGATAGATTGCTACATTATGAAGTTTACCGAAACATCAAGAGAAGTATGCAAACGTAA
- a CDS encoding ABC-three component system protein: MSRAVNHTAEGAALGFYYQSLYALKAILENEHDDAALCLERLDDVEIVANGESLLSQLKHSIKPNPASVTITSTLLWKTFKVWIDLLPKINLDETRLQLITVAPVGNKDELFVLTQENSDRELLLLKLIDEATRVVEEHEHSLAQKKVPAPHVQRYNACKSFLELQKDTRKELLGKVVLFASEKNISNISKDIESKLTNFPPSKRELICQRLLEWWDLQVIFSLCGKRERVIYKLEVQQRLSEISGELERDELNADFENAILPSNYNPHSMIVNQIELIKGRRVDISQATREEWRARSQRHKWCNERFDMASRIDQYDKLLLETWSDKYERMAEECEDCEGHHKEEQGYQLFRWSFDLAHTQIRSFAPNWNASYYVRGTYQLLSIELKVGWHPDYKGLLRDKK, translated from the coding sequence ATGAGTCGAGCTGTGAACCATACCGCAGAAGGAGCTGCACTTGGTTTTTACTACCAGTCACTCTATGCACTTAAAGCAATCCTCGAAAACGAGCATGATGATGCAGCTCTTTGTCTTGAACGCCTAGATGACGTCGAGATTGTAGCTAATGGCGAAAGCCTTTTATCACAATTAAAGCATTCTATTAAGCCTAATCCAGCCTCAGTCACGATCACATCTACATTGTTATGGAAAACATTCAAGGTTTGGATAGATCTTTTACCTAAAATTAATTTAGATGAAACAAGACTACAATTAATTACTGTTGCACCTGTCGGTAATAAAGACGAATTGTTTGTTTTAACTCAAGAAAATTCAGACCGTGAATTACTACTACTAAAACTCATCGATGAGGCTACTCGGGTCGTAGAAGAACATGAACATTCATTAGCTCAAAAGAAAGTTCCAGCACCACATGTCCAGCGATATAATGCATGTAAATCATTTTTAGAATTGCAAAAAGATACTCGAAAAGAATTATTGGGAAAAGTAGTGCTTTTTGCAAGTGAAAAAAACATATCAAATATAAGTAAAGATATAGAAAGCAAGTTAACTAACTTCCCTCCAAGTAAACGTGAATTAATCTGTCAACGATTACTGGAGTGGTGGGATCTTCAAGTGATATTCTCTTTGTGTGGGAAAAGAGAAAGGGTTATATATAAGCTTGAGGTTCAACAAAGATTATCAGAAATATCTGGTGAACTAGAAAGGGACGAACTGAACGCCGATTTTGAAAATGCAATTTTGCCTAGTAACTACAATCCACATTCAATGATTGTCAATCAAATAGAGCTTATTAAGGGGCGGCGGGTTGATATATCGCAAGCAACTCGTGAAGAATGGAGGGCAAGATCTCAACGGCACAAGTGGTGCAATGAACGATTTGATATGGCGAGCAGAATAGATCAATACGATAAATTACTATTAGAAACATGGTCTGATAAGTATGAAAGAATGGCCGAGGAGTGTGAGGATTGTGAAGGTCATCATAAAGAAGAACAAGGATATCAATTGTTCAGATGGTCTTTTGACTTGGCTCATACCCAGATACGTTCTTTTGCTCCGAATTGGAATGCTAGCTATTATGTTCGTGGGACCTATCAATTATTATCAATAGAGTTAAAAGTGGGATGGCATCCTGATTACAAGGGTTTGTTAAGGGATAAGAAATGA
- a CDS encoding three component ABC system middle component translates to MILAHDIYAETNPVFCSFLLSGFCDFYNTSIEINPEIPLIYLVLPIVLSEDLSSTFLGCNIKTGLLVWLERNPSVLNELTKRVNSTLAITTEAIRFGCISKILKLNVDGTVVGNNIKLERLMKDNSLSLKKTRLLAYWFSEMGSTRATFEAMGLTL, encoded by the coding sequence ATGATTTTAGCTCACGATATATATGCTGAAACGAACCCTGTATTTTGCTCGTTTTTATTATCGGGGTTTTGTGATTTCTATAATACTTCCATTGAGATAAATCCAGAAATTCCTCTCATCTACTTAGTTCTTCCTATTGTTTTATCAGAGGATTTAAGTTCAACATTTTTAGGATGCAATATAAAGACTGGTTTGCTAGTTTGGTTGGAAAGGAATCCAAGTGTGCTTAATGAATTAACTAAGCGAGTAAACTCTACATTAGCTATTACAACTGAAGCCATTAGATTTGGATGTATTTCAAAAATATTGAAATTAAATGTTGATGGAACAGTAGTTGGAAATAATATTAAGCTAGAGCGTCTTATGAAAGACAATAGTCTATCCCTAAAGAAAACACGTTTATTAGCTTATTGGTTTTCTGAAATGGGATCAACGAGGGCCACTTTTGAAGCTATGGGACTTACGTTATGA
- a CDS encoding DUF3732 domain-containing protein, producing MKRWNIERIFFFGVEDLFREIQFDVGKVNIITGASGTGKSAIIKAIDYCLGSSSCELPAYIKRHCTVVGVRWSKGKDQLIVCRQIPPVGKKSSDCMYITSGRELSVPKNIKELEGRTTVSAAKAILERAFQIGDLNNDLDSNRQYTEKATVRHITPYIFVTKEVIDSETVLLHGLDDNKKSPAIISTLPYFLGVSSEASVVAEKRLRQLRRVLEIESSRVEARRSKDGLVKQRLRVLLAEAQEIGLLSERDLYGIDEHELIFLLKSTMNNPMDTLNYPDENELSELHDYRKNILHDLNRTKRKKRAMFMALKESNDYQCAIKKQHEKLRIAEYLNLSEIPTTCPICNSETKKGAEVAQKIKHSLEVLSSENSEVGRIKPHLSLQMDELSEGEINLSLKLREVDAAIESKLSQIQNGKRLTSLAQMHAYFRGKASFFLETLDDRLLHSAKDLSGLQGEINKLESVVDLDNRRVRLQRAENLISNFSNQAFQMLPREEPCTNAEILFSSREPKVSLVEKGPYGSILSMADIGSDQNYLAVHIALSFGLQRYFAKEERPIPGLLVLDQLSRPYFSNSPSKININSNAHEEDESNGVDETQINSNDEDFRAMRKHINFLFDEVNREEGLQVILLEHAYFVDDVRYVEATKQRWTRESGEALIPKSWKRRADYK from the coding sequence ATGAAAAGATGGAATATCGAAAGAATCTTTTTTTTTGGGGTTGAAGATTTATTTCGTGAGATCCAATTTGATGTTGGTAAAGTTAATATTATTACTGGAGCCTCGGGAACAGGTAAATCCGCAATAATAAAAGCAATTGATTATTGCTTGGGCTCTTCTTCGTGTGAATTACCCGCTTATATTAAGCGCCATTGTACCGTTGTGGGAGTTAGATGGTCAAAAGGGAAGGACCAGTTGATTGTGTGTCGCCAAATTCCTCCCGTTGGTAAAAAATCAAGTGATTGTATGTATATTACTTCGGGGCGAGAACTCTCTGTTCCAAAGAATATTAAAGAACTTGAGGGGCGTACTACAGTATCTGCAGCAAAAGCTATTTTAGAGCGAGCTTTTCAGATTGGCGACTTAAATAATGATTTAGACTCTAATCGTCAATATACAGAGAAAGCTACAGTTCGACATATAACACCATACATATTTGTTACGAAGGAAGTTATAGATAGCGAAACAGTACTCCTTCATGGCTTGGACGATAATAAAAAATCCCCAGCAATTATCTCAACTCTTCCTTATTTTTTAGGCGTAAGTTCAGAAGCTTCAGTCGTTGCTGAAAAACGTTTGCGCCAGCTTCGTAGAGTACTGGAAATTGAAAGTAGCAGAGTAGAAGCTCGCCGTTCAAAAGATGGGTTAGTAAAACAACGTTTAAGAGTTCTTTTAGCAGAAGCCCAAGAAATAGGATTGTTATCAGAGAGAGATTTATATGGTATTGATGAGCATGAGCTTATTTTTTTATTAAAAAGCACCATGAATAACCCCATGGATACTTTAAATTATCCTGACGAGAATGAGCTTTCAGAGTTACATGATTATCGAAAAAATATCCTACATGATCTCAATCGAACTAAACGTAAGAAACGTGCAATGTTCATGGCATTGAAAGAATCAAATGATTATCAATGTGCTATTAAAAAACAACATGAGAAGTTAAGGATAGCTGAGTATTTGAACTTGTCAGAAATCCCTACAACATGTCCCATTTGCAACTCTGAAACTAAGAAAGGTGCAGAAGTTGCTCAAAAGATAAAACATTCACTTGAGGTTTTAAGTTCTGAAAATAGTGAGGTTGGGCGAATCAAACCTCATCTTAGCTTACAAATGGATGAACTATCTGAAGGTGAAATTAACCTTAGTTTAAAACTTAGAGAAGTTGATGCAGCAATTGAATCAAAATTATCTCAAATACAGAATGGAAAAAGACTAACTAGTTTAGCTCAAATGCATGCTTATTTTCGTGGTAAAGCTAGTTTTTTCCTCGAGACACTCGATGATAGGTTATTACATTCTGCAAAAGACTTAAGTGGCTTGCAAGGTGAAATCAATAAGTTAGAGTCTGTTGTAGACCTAGATAACAGAAGGGTAAGGTTACAGAGAGCGGAGAACTTGATTTCTAACTTTTCTAATCAAGCATTTCAAATGCTACCGAGAGAAGAACCTTGTACTAATGCTGAAATATTATTCTCTTCCAGAGAGCCTAAAGTTAGTCTCGTAGAGAAAGGTCCTTATGGTTCTATTTTATCAATGGCTGATATTGGTTCTGATCAAAACTACTTAGCTGTTCACATAGCATTATCATTTGGTTTGCAGCGGTATTTTGCAAAAGAAGAACGTCCTATTCCTGGATTGTTAGTGTTAGATCAATTGAGCCGGCCATATTTTTCTAATTCGCCTAGTAAAATAAATATTAATTCTAATGCTCATGAAGAAGATGAATCAAATGGCGTAGATGAAACTCAAATAAACTCTAATGATGAAGACTTTAGGGCAATGAGAAAACATATTAATTTTCTCTTTGATGAGGTCAATAGAGAGGAAGGATTACAGGTTATATTATTAGAGCACGCTTATTTTGTAGATGATGTTCGATATGTTGAAGCAACAAAACAACGTTGGACTAGAGAATCTGGGGAGGCCTTGATTCCTAAAAGCTGGAAACGTAGGGCAGACTATAAATAA
- the arsR gene encoding As(III)-sensing metalloregulatory transcriptional repressor ArsR, with protein MTLTSLQLFKNLSDETRLGIVLLLREMGELCVCDLCTALEQSQPKISRHLAMLRESGLLLDRKQGKWVHYRLSPHIPSWAAQVIEQAWLSQQDDVQAIARKLASANCSGSGKAVCI; from the coding sequence ATGACACTAACTTCCCTACAGCTCTTCAAAAACCTTTCCGATGAGACTCGTTTGGGCATTGTGTTGCTGCTTAGAGAGATGGGAGAGCTGTGCGTGTGCGACCTTTGTACTGCGCTAGAACAGTCACAGCCCAAGATCTCCCGCCACCTGGCAATGCTCCGGGAAAGTGGTCTATTGCTGGATCGCAAGCAGGGCAAGTGGGTTCACTACCGCTTATCCCCGCATATTCCTTCCTGGGCTGCTCAGGTGATTGAGCAGGCCTGGTTAAGCCAACAGGACGACGTACAGGCCATCGCCCGTAAGCTGGCATCGGCAAACTGCTCTGGTAGCGGTAAGGCTGTTTGCATCTAA
- the arsD gene encoding arsenite efflux transporter metallochaperone ArsD has translation MKTLTVFDPAMCCSTGVCGSDVDQVLVDFSADVQWLKGRGGQVERYNLAQQPMSFVQNEKAKAFLEASGAEGLPLLLLDGETVMAGRYPKRAELARWFGIPLEKVGLAPTSCCGGNTSCC, from the coding sequence ATGAAGACGTTAACGGTGTTTGACCCGGCAATGTGCTGCAGTACCGGCGTATGTGGCTCAGATGTCGATCAGGTTCTGGTTGATTTTTCTGCTGATGTGCAGTGGCTGAAAGGACGTGGTGGACAGGTTGAACGTTACAACCTGGCGCAGCAGCCCATGAGCTTTGTGCAGAATGAGAAAGCGAAAGCATTCCTCGAAGCATCTGGAGCAGAAGGTCTTCCGCTACTGCTGTTGGACGGTGAAACGGTGATGGCAGGGCGATACCCAAAACGTGCTGAGCTGGCTCGCTGGTTCGGTATTCCGCTGGAGAAGGTAGGGTTAGCTCCCACCAGCTGCTGTGGTGGTAATACTTCCTGTTGCTGA
- the arsA gene encoding arsenite efflux transporter ATPase subunit ArsA — MKFLQNIPPYLFFTGKGGVGKTSISCATAIRLAEQGKRVLLVSTDPASNVGQVFDQAIGNTIRPVTAVPGLSALEIDPQEAAQQYRARIVDPIKGLLPDDVVNSISEQLSGACTTEIAAFDEFTGLLTDASLLTRFDHIIFDTAPTGHTIRLLQLPGAWSSFIESNPDGASCLGPMAGLEKQREQYAHAVEALSDPERTRLVLVARLQKSTLQEVARTHEELAAIGLKNQYLVINGVLPKTEAEHDALAAAIWQREQEVLANLPAGLSELPTDTLLLQPVNMVGVSALKGLLDTGSEALPLPVTNIQYTPENLSLSDLVDDIARSEHGLIMLMGKGGVGKTTMAAAIAVRLADMGFDVHLTTSDPAAHLSTTLNGSLKNLQVSRINPHDETERYRQHVLETKGRDLDEAGKRLLEEDLRSPCTEEIAVFQAFSRVIREAGKRFVVMDTAPTGHTLLLLDATGAYHREIAKKMGDKGHFTTPMMQLQDPERTKVLLVTLPETTPVLEAASLQADLERAGIHPWGWIINNSLSIADTRSPLLCQRARQERPQIEAVKNQHAERIALVPVLASEPAGIKKLRELMS; from the coding sequence ATGAAATTCTTACAGAATATCCCACCTTACCTGTTTTTTACCGGTAAGGGAGGTGTAGGTAAAACTTCTATTTCCTGCGCGACGGCAATCCGCCTTGCTGAACAGGGTAAGCGGGTTTTGCTGGTCAGTACCGATCCGGCCTCCAATGTCGGTCAGGTGTTCGATCAGGCTATCGGTAATACCATTCGCCCTGTGACGGCAGTTCCTGGGCTTTCTGCTCTGGAGATTGACCCGCAGGAAGCCGCCCAGCAATACCGCGCCAGAATCGTTGATCCTATCAAAGGTCTTCTGCCTGATGACGTTGTTAACAGTATCAGCGAGCAGCTTTCAGGAGCCTGTACCACTGAGATTGCGGCGTTTGATGAGTTCACCGGCTTATTGACAGACGCTTCCCTGCTGACCCGTTTCGATCACATCATTTTTGATACAGCGCCGACGGGCCACACGATTCGCCTTCTCCAGCTTCCCGGTGCCTGGAGTAGCTTCATTGAAAGTAATCCAGATGGTGCTTCCTGTCTTGGCCCAATGGCCGGGCTGGAAAAGCAGCGTGAGCAGTATGCTCATGCAGTAGAGGCGTTGTCCGATCCTGAACGTACCCGCCTGGTTCTGGTTGCACGACTGCAAAAATCTACGCTGCAGGAAGTCGCCCGCACCCATGAAGAACTGGCTGCAATTGGCCTGAAAAATCAGTACCTGGTTATTAATGGTGTGCTGCCTAAAACCGAAGCTGAACATGACGCCCTGGCCGCTGCGATATGGCAACGTGAGCAGGAGGTACTGGCAAATCTTCCTGCCGGTTTATCTGAGCTACCGACAGATACCCTATTACTACAGCCAGTCAATATGGTTGGTGTTTCAGCCTTGAAGGGACTGCTGGATACCGGTTCTGAGGCATTACCGCTCCCGGTAACGAACATCCAGTACACGCCTGAAAACTTATCGCTCTCTGACCTGGTCGATGATATCGCTCGCAGTGAGCACGGCCTGATTATGTTGATGGGCAAAGGTGGCGTAGGTAAAACCACGATGGCAGCGGCTATCGCCGTCAGGCTGGCAGACATGGGATTTGACGTGCATCTCACGACCTCTGATCCTGCTGCGCACCTGAGTACAACGCTGAACGGCAGCCTCAAAAACCTTCAGGTCAGCCGAATCAACCCTCACGATGAAACCGAACGTTATCGCCAGCATGTCCTTGAGACGAAGGGAAGAGATCTAGACGAAGCAGGGAAACGGCTGCTCGAAGAGGATTTACGTTCTCCTTGCACGGAAGAGATTGCGGTGTTCCAGGCGTTCTCACGCGTAATCCGTGAAGCAGGCAAACGGTTTGTGGTCATGGATACGGCACCTACCGGGCATACGCTATTACTGCTTGATGCTACCGGGGCTTATCACCGTGAGATTGCCAAGAAGATGGGGGATAAAGGTCATTTTACCACTCCGATGATGCAGCTTCAGGACCCGGAACGCACCAAAGTCCTGCTGGTCACTCTGCCTGAAACCACACCGGTACTGGAAGCGGCAAGCCTACAGGCTGACCTTGAAAGAGCGGGGATTCATCCGTGGGGCTGGATTATCAATAACAGCCTTTCCATTGCGGATACGCGTTCTCCGTTGCTTTGCCAGCGCGCCCGGCAGGAACGGCCTCAGATTGAGGCTGTTAAGAATCAGCACGCTGAGCGCATAGCGCTTGTTCCGGTGCTGGCGTCAGAGCCCGCCGGTATTAAAAAGCTCAGAGAGTTGATGAGTTAA
- the arsB gene encoding arsenite efflux transporter membrane subunit ArsB, with product MLLAGAIFVLTIVLVIWQPKGLGIGWSAMLGAGLALISGVVHVGDIPVVWNIVWNATATFIAVIIISLLLDESGFFEWAALHVSRWGNGRGRLLFTYIVLLGAAVAALFANDGAALILTPIVIAMLLALGFSKGTTLAFVMAAGFIADTASLPLIVSNLVNIVSADFFGLGFTEYASVMVPVDIAAIAATLVMLHLFFRKDIPPTYDLALLKTPTKAIKDPATFRTGWIVLILLLVGFFVLEPLGIPVSAIAAVGAVILFTVAKRGHAINTGKVLRGAPWQIVIFSLGMYLVVYGLRNAGLTEYLSGVLNVLADRGLWAATLGTGFLTAFLSSIMNNMPTVLVGALSIDGSTATGVIKEAMIYANVIGCDLGPKITPIGSLATLLWLHVLSQKNMTITWGYYFRTGIVMTLPVLFVTLAALALRLSFTL from the coding sequence ATGTTACTGGCAGGCGCTATTTTTGTCCTGACCATTGTTTTGGTTATCTGGCAACCAAAGGGATTAGGGATCGGCTGGAGTGCAATGCTGGGCGCGGGACTGGCTCTGATATCTGGCGTTGTGCATGTGGGCGATATTCCGGTGGTGTGGAATATCGTCTGGAACGCGACGGCGACCTTTATTGCCGTGATTATTATCAGCCTGCTGCTTGATGAATCAGGCTTTTTCGAATGGGCGGCATTGCATGTTTCGCGCTGGGGTAACGGTCGTGGCCGTTTGCTCTTTACGTATATCGTTCTGCTCGGTGCAGCGGTGGCGGCACTGTTTGCCAACGATGGTGCGGCACTTATTCTGACGCCGATAGTCATCGCCATGCTACTGGCATTAGGGTTCAGCAAAGGCACGACACTGGCATTCGTCATGGCTGCCGGGTTTATTGCCGATACAGCCAGCCTGCCGCTTATCGTGTCGAACCTGGTGAATATCGTCTCGGCGGACTTCTTTGGTCTGGGATTCACCGAATATGCGTCGGTAATGGTGCCGGTGGATATTGCAGCCATTGCTGCCACGCTGGTTATGCTGCATCTGTTCTTCCGCAAGGATATTCCGCCGACTTACGATCTGGCTCTCCTTAAGACACCGACAAAAGCAATAAAAGATCCTGCTACGTTCCGCACCGGCTGGATAGTTTTGATTCTTCTGCTGGTTGGTTTTTTCGTCCTCGAGCCGCTCGGGATTCCTGTAAGCGCAATTGCTGCAGTTGGGGCGGTAATACTGTTTACCGTGGCGAAACGAGGCCATGCCATTAACACCGGCAAAGTGCTACGTGGCGCACCCTGGCAGATCGTCATCTTCTCATTGGGGATGTACCTAGTGGTCTACGGTCTGCGCAACGCCGGGCTAACCGAATACCTTTCAGGTGTGCTGAACGTACTGGCGGATAGAGGACTCTGGGCTGCGACGCTGGGTACTGGGTTCCTGACGGCTTTCCTGTCTTCCATCATGAACAACATGCCTACCGTGCTGGTTGGCGCTCTTTCTATTGATGGAAGCACTGCAACTGGCGTTATTAAAGAGGCAATGATCTACGCCAACGTGATTGGCTGCGATCTGGGCCCGAAAATTACACCTATTGGTAGCCTGGCAACGCTGCTCTGGCTGCATGTACTTTCACAGAAGAATATGACCATCACCTGGGGATACTATTTCCGCACCGGGATCGTCATGACTCTGCCTGTGCTGTTTGTAACGCTGGCCGCGCTGGCGCTACGTCTCTCTTTCACTTTGTAA
- the arsC gene encoding glutaredoxin-dependent arsenate reductase: MSNITIYHNPACGTSRNTLELIRNSGNEPTVILYLETPPSRDELVKLIADMGISVRALLRKNVEPYEELGLAEDKFTDDQLIDFMLQHPILINRPIVVTPLGTKLCRPSEVVLDILPDAQKAAFTKEDGEKVVDDAGKRLK, encoded by the coding sequence ATGAGCAACATCACCATTTATCACAACCCGGCCTGCGGCACGTCGCGTAATACGCTGGAGTTGATCCGCAACAGCGGTAATGAGCCGACCGTTATTCTTTACCTTGAGACTCCACCTTCACGCGATGAGCTGGTCAAACTCATTGCGGATATGGGCATTTCCGTCCGTGCTTTGCTGCGTAAGAACGTCGAGCCGTATGAGGAACTGGGTCTTGCAGAAGATAAATTTACTGACGACCAGCTCATTGACTTTATGCTGCAGCATCCGATTCTGATCAACCGTCCGATCGTAGTGACGCCACTGGGAACTAAACTTTGCCGTCCTTCCGAGGTCGTTCTGGATATCCTTCCAGATGCTCAGAAAGCAGCTTTCACCAAAGAAGACGGTGAAAAAGTCGTTGATGATGCAGGTAAAAGACTGAAATAA
- a CDS encoding VOC family protein: MFSYIMLGTNDLPRAITFYDPLMDMLGYPRGGRNEDVAWWGVFNGNNTTALGIGRPFDKQDATTGNGVMVALIARSAEHIQQLHALALNQGGTDEGAPGLRPHYGEGFYSAYVRDPDGNKLAFVYYTAQS; encoded by the coding sequence ATGTTTTCTTACATTATGCTTGGAACCAACGACCTGCCACGCGCCATTACATTCTACGATCCGCTGATGGATATGCTGGGGTATCCCCGTGGCGGCAGGAATGAGGACGTCGCATGGTGGGGCGTTTTCAACGGTAATAACACGACGGCACTGGGTATCGGCAGACCTTTTGATAAACAGGATGCCACGACCGGAAATGGTGTGATGGTCGCCCTGATTGCCCGCTCTGCCGAACATATCCAGCAGCTTCACGCGCTCGCTTTAAACCAGGGCGGCACGGACGAGGGAGCACCTGGCCTGCGCCCGCATTACGGCGAAGGTTTCTACAGCGCTTATGTTAGAGATCCCGATGGCAACAAGCTGGCTTTCGTCTATTACACCGCACAATCCTGA
- a CDS encoding zinc ribbon domain-containing protein, whose translation MSAPDAHSASDKYCAYCCDSNGNLKPWEEAVSGLASFLDSWQKVGPEEAQKRAKRYLTAMPAWAHKADE comes from the coding sequence ATGTCGGCACCCGATGCACACAGTGCCAGTGATAAATATTGCGCGTACTGCTGCGACAGCAACGGCAATCTTAAACCCTGGGAAGAAGCGGTATCAGGCTTAGCCAGCTTCCTTGATTCCTGGCAAAAAGTCGGCCCGGAAGAAGCACAGAAGCGGGCAAAACGTTATCTGACGGCAATGCCCGCCTGGGCTCATAAAGCGGACGAGTGA
- a CDS encoding methyltransferase domain-containing protein, producing the protein MDIPRIFTISESEHRIHNPFTEEKYATLGRVLRMKPETRILDLGSGSGEMLCTWARDHGITGTGIDMSSLFTAQAIHRAEELGVSERVHFIHNDAAGYVANEKCDVAACVGATRIAGGFAGTVELLAQSLKPGGIMLIGEPYWRQLPATDEIAQACGVSSTSDFLTLPGLVSAFDKLGYDVVEMVLADQEGWDRYEAAKWLTMRRWLDANPDDDFAAEVRAELNISPKRHVTYAREYFGWGVFALIAR; encoded by the coding sequence ATGGATATCCCACGTATTTTTACCATCAGCGAAAGTGAACACCGCATCCATAACCCGTTCACCGAAGAGAAGTACGCCACGCTGGGTCGTGTGCTGCGTATGAAACCGGAGACCCGCATTCTGGACCTCGGCAGCGGCTCGGGCGAGATGCTCTGCACCTGGGCCCGGGATCATGGCATTACGGGGACTGGCATCGACATGAGTTCGCTCTTCACCGCGCAGGCCATACACCGCGCGGAAGAACTCGGCGTCAGCGAACGCGTACATTTTATTCATAATGATGCGGCGGGTTACGTCGCCAATGAAAAATGTGACGTAGCAGCCTGCGTCGGCGCGACCCGGATTGCCGGAGGCTTTGCCGGGACAGTCGAACTGCTGGCGCAGAGCCTTAAACCGGGCGGGATCATGCTCATCGGTGAACCTTACTGGCGTCAGCTTCCGGCAACGGACGAGATAGCCCAGGCCTGCGGCGTCAGCTCGACAAGCGATTTCCTGACGCTGCCAGGACTTGTGAGTGCATTCGATAAACTCGGCTACGACGTAGTGGAAATGGTGCTGGCAGACCAGGAGGGCTGGGACCGATATGAAGCTGCGAAATGGCTGACCATGCGCCGCTGGCTGGACGCCAATCCTGACGACGACTTCGCCGCCGAAGTCAGGGCCGAGCTAAACATCTCGCCGAAACGCCACGTAACGTACGCGCGGGAATACTTTGGCTGGGGCGTGTTCGCGCTCATCGCCAGGTAA